A DNA window from Ornithobacterium rhinotracheale DSM 15997 contains the following coding sequences:
- a CDS encoding DUF1896 domain-containing protein has product MATQEKEISYYDLRLRELLNTSFPNLATNEAFIKERSDLAAEAYERAFDAGHSVLECRAIANEALFEGLYYSPFDTVYQVVCNEFDREIPADEARAFALKMFPYCIEVFEHYNLHQDFEGSQAYDALYTELTGQIQIWIEENGVQ; this is encoded by the coding sequence ATGGCAACACAAGAAAAAGAAATTTCGTATTACGATTTACGACTAAGAGAACTATTAAACACGAGTTTTCCCAATCTGGCAACAAATGAAGCCTTTATCAAAGAACGTAGCGATTTAGCAGCAGAGGCTTATGAAAGAGCCTTTGATGCGGGGCACTCTGTACTAGAATGCCGTGCTATTGCAAATGAAGCTCTTTTTGAAGGCTTGTATTATTCTCCTTTTGACACAGTATATCAAGTGGTTTGTAATGAGTTTGACCGAGAAATCCCTGCCGATGAAGCCCGTGCCTTTGCACTTAAAATGTTCCCCTATTGCATTGAAGTATTTGAGCATTACAATTTACATCAAGATTTTGAGGGCTCCCAAGCGTATGATGCTCTTTACACTGAACTAACAGGACAAATTCAAATATGGATTGAAGAAAATGGCGTTCAATAA
- a CDS encoding nucleotidyl transferase AbiEii/AbiGii toxin family protein, with protein sequence MIPKNTITYWRSIVPWQTPEQVEQDLIICKALVEIYKDAFLSKHLAFRGGTALHKLYLSPQPRYSEDIDLVQIKAEPIKETIDRLRQVLSFLGEPYVRQKRNNNVLIFKVASEIPPVVPIRLKIEINCKEHFTALGFSKVPFEVDSPWYKDKASIITYSLEELIATKLRALYQRRKGRDLFDLYKCLTKTHLDIEKIIQTYHQYMNFSEGQSPTQKQFLRNLELKLEDSEFLGDTALLLHPSENYDHQIAYEKVRTELIEKI encoded by the coding sequence ATGATACCTAAAAATACAATTACTTATTGGCGCTCCATTGTTCCATGGCAGACACCCGAACAAGTAGAACAAGATTTAATTATCTGTAAAGCTCTGGTAGAAATTTATAAAGATGCTTTTCTATCGAAACATTTGGCTTTTCGGGGAGGAACTGCCTTGCATAAGTTATATTTATCCCCACAACCTCGCTATTCGGAAGATATTGACTTAGTTCAAATCAAAGCCGAACCTATTAAAGAAACTATCGACCGACTTCGACAAGTCCTGTCCTTTTTGGGAGAACCTTATGTTCGTCAAAAAAGAAACAACAATGTACTAATTTTTAAAGTAGCCTCAGAGATTCCTCCTGTGGTTCCCATTCGATTAAAAATAGAAATCAATTGTAAAGAACATTTTACAGCATTAGGATTTTCAAAAGTTCCTTTTGAAGTGGATAGTCCTTGGTATAAAGATAAGGCAAGTATTATTACTTATTCATTAGAAGAATTAATTGCCACTAAGCTAAGAGCTTTATATCAGAGACGAAAAGGTAGGGATTTATTTGACTTGTATAAATGTTTAACCAAAACTCATCTTGATATTGAAAAAATAATTCAAACCTACCATCAATATATGAATTTTTCAGAAGGACAAAGTCCTACTCAAAAACAATTTTTAAGAAATTTAGAATTGAAATTAGAGGATAGTGAATTTTTGGGGGACACAGCTTTACTGCTACACCCTAGCGAGAATTACGACCACCAAATAGCTTACGAAAAGGTACGAACTGAACTCATTGAAAAAATATAA
- a CDS encoding type IV toxin-antitoxin system AbiEi family antitoxin domain-containing protein, translating into MLITKTTVKDWVEELPKKGIMTFSIEQVRNQFTNLKEQSIANALYRLSCKGKILSVWKGFYVVIPVEYALSKQVPPYLYIDELMNYLERNYYIGLLSAASFYGAAHQRPQTFSVLTELPPLRTTLKNNVQIVFPVKRFITEELWTLHKTQNGYVKVSTPEVTALDLLIYENEIGGLNRATEVIQELCAEMDLKKMSNTLISQFPIASIQRLGYILSILEEKELEEIVWEKAQEIGLKFWKTPLKTGKEVSDTDDYHPVWKIIINEQIYIDE; encoded by the coding sequence ATGCTGATTACGAAGACAACGGTTAAGGACTGGGTAGAGGAGTTACCTAAAAAGGGGATTATGACTTTTAGTATTGAACAAGTACGAAATCAATTTACAAATTTAAAAGAGCAAAGCATTGCTAATGCCTTGTATCGGTTAAGTTGCAAAGGGAAAATTTTATCCGTTTGGAAAGGATTTTATGTGGTTATTCCTGTTGAATATGCTTTGAGCAAACAAGTGCCGCCCTATCTATATATAGATGAACTAATGAATTATCTGGAAAGGAATTATTATATCGGCTTATTAAGTGCTGCCAGCTTTTATGGGGCTGCACATCAACGCCCACAAACTTTTTCTGTACTTACTGAATTACCGCCTTTAAGAACAACCTTAAAGAATAATGTACAGATTGTTTTTCCAGTTAAGCGTTTCATCACCGAGGAATTATGGACATTACATAAAACGCAAAACGGTTATGTAAAAGTGTCCACTCCTGAAGTTACTGCCTTAGATCTACTTATCTATGAGAATGAAATAGGTGGTTTGAATAGAGCGACTGAAGTCATACAGGAACTTTGTGCTGAAATGGATTTAAAAAAAATGTCTAATACGCTAATATCACAATTTCCGATAGCAAGTATTCAGCGTTTAGGTTATATACTTTCTATTTTAGAAGAAAAAGAGTTGGAAGAAATAGTGTGGGAAAAAGCCCAAGAAATTGGACTAAAATTTTGGAAAACACCTCTAAAAACAGGTAAAGAAGTATCTGATACGGATGACTATCATCCAGTTTGGAAAATAATAATAAATGAACAAATATACATTGACGAATGA
- a CDS encoding type IA DNA topoisomerase yields MKVILAEKPSVGREIAHLLGANSKKDGYLEGNGYAVTWAFGHLVQLAMPEAYGCVGFQKEHLPILPEPFELQPRQVRENKGYVADASVLKQLKVIETLFEQCDSIVVATDAGREGELIFRYIYDYLNCQKPFERLWISSLTEKAILSGFKNLRPGKQFAPLYHAAQMRSQADWLVGINATQALSIAAGSGVYSLGRVQTPTLSMLCERYLTHTQFEKKPYWQLQLVHQKGHLKFNSLSTLKTEKKEEVEEWKKTVERHPNAEVLSVEKKTVKEQPPLLYDLTELQKEANKKYSFSADETLNIAQSLYEKKYITYPRTGSKYISEDVWAEIPLLIKQLEHYEDYAKYAQQLRRSSLTKRIVNDVKVTDHHGLLITDKIPTELPKKEALIYKMIAGRLLEAVSEVCIKETQKITVEAGHKNYEIKGCTIQSAGWRAVNGSFSEIEKEEEIPQELPELQKGDTLKVMDSNILSKTTRPPALYTEATLLSAMESAGKDLEDENQRQLLKGTGIGTPATRAATIETLLKRNYIKRQKKSLVPTEKGLRVYEWVKDRKIADVALTGEWEASLNEIEEGLRPPKEFLQAMKDYTQKITEDFLGMEIEGIASPTLVCPVCKKQSVRLYEKVAKCTEDDCQWLFFRNVCGKRVSDQAVMALLANGKTTLLKGLKSKAGKSFDAYLALQEDGSTAFEFPPRSKNKKGRRKRK; encoded by the coding sequence ATGAAAGTAATCCTAGCGGAAAAACCCAGTGTAGGCAGAGAAATCGCTCACTTATTAGGGGCTAATAGTAAAAAAGACGGTTATCTAGAAGGTAATGGTTATGCCGTTACTTGGGCATTTGGCCATTTAGTACAATTGGCAATGCCTGAAGCCTATGGTTGTGTAGGGTTTCAAAAAGAACATCTACCCATACTACCAGAACCGTTTGAACTACAACCCCGCCAAGTGAGAGAAAATAAAGGATATGTAGCTGATGCAAGCGTATTAAAACAACTTAAAGTGATTGAAACTTTATTTGAACAATGCGATTCAATTGTAGTGGCTACTGATGCAGGAAGAGAAGGTGAATTGATTTTCCGCTACATTTATGATTACTTAAATTGTCAAAAACCTTTTGAGCGACTTTGGATTAGTTCACTCACAGAAAAAGCCATTCTTTCAGGCTTTAAAAACCTCCGTCCAGGAAAGCAATTTGCCCCTTTATATCACGCTGCCCAAATGCGTAGCCAAGCCGATTGGCTGGTAGGAATCAATGCTACCCAAGCCCTGAGTATCGCCGCTGGAAGCGGTGTATACTCCCTCGGGCGGGTACAAACTCCTACTTTGTCCATGCTTTGTGAACGATACCTCACGCATACCCAATTCGAGAAAAAACCGTATTGGCAATTGCAGTTAGTACATCAAAAAGGCCATCTCAAATTTAATAGCCTTTCCACTTTAAAAACGGAAAAAAAAGAAGAAGTAGAAGAATGGAAAAAAACTGTTGAACGCCATCCAAATGCAGAAGTACTCTCCGTAGAAAAGAAAACGGTAAAAGAACAACCGCCTTTACTTTATGATTTAACCGAACTCCAAAAAGAGGCGAATAAAAAATATAGTTTTTCGGCAGATGAAACCTTAAACATTGCTCAAAGTTTGTATGAAAAGAAATACATCACTTATCCTCGTACAGGAAGTAAATATATTTCAGAAGATGTATGGGCAGAAATTCCTTTGTTGATTAAACAATTAGAGCATTATGAGGACTATGCAAAATATGCACAACAACTCAGACGCTCCTCTCTTACCAAGCGTATCGTCAATGATGTAAAAGTAACCGACCATCACGGACTGCTAATTACTGACAAAATACCGACCGAACTTCCTAAGAAAGAAGCCCTCATTTATAAAATGATTGCCGGGCGCTTATTAGAAGCGGTATCGGAAGTTTGTATCAAGGAAACGCAGAAGATCACTGTAGAAGCAGGTCATAAAAATTACGAAATCAAAGGTTGTACGATACAATCTGCAGGTTGGAGGGCAGTCAATGGCTCTTTTTCAGAAATAGAAAAAGAAGAGGAAATTCCGCAAGAGCTTCCCGAACTACAAAAAGGAGATACCTTAAAAGTAATGGACAGTAACATTCTATCCAAAACCACCCGCCCACCAGCATTATATACGGAAGCCACTTTGCTATCGGCTATGGAATCGGCAGGAAAGGATTTGGAAGACGAAAATCAACGACAATTACTCAAAGGCACAGGTATTGGGACACCTGCTACTCGAGCGGCAACCATAGAAACTTTGCTGAAACGAAACTATATCAAACGCCAAAAGAAAAGCCTAGTTCCCACCGAAAAGGGGTTAAGAGTGTATGAATGGGTCAAAGACCGAAAAATCGCTGATGTAGCATTAACGGGTGAATGGGAAGCCTCTCTCAATGAAATTGAGGAAGGGCTACGCCCTCCAAAAGAATTCTTACAAGCGATGAAAGATTATACCCAAAAAATCACAGAAGATTTTTTAGGGATGGAAATCGAAGGGATTGCTTCACCAACATTGGTTTGTCCTGTTTGTAAAAAGCAAAGTGTCCGTTTATACGAGAAAGTTGCTAAATGTACGGAAGATGATTGTCAGTGGTTATTCTTTAGAAATGTTTGCGGAAAAAGGGTAAGTGATCAAGCGGTAATGGCATTGTTAGCAAATGGAAAAACAACGCTTTTAAAAGGATTAAAAAGCAAGGCAGGCAAAAGTTTTGATGCTTATTTGGCACTACAAGAAGATGGTTCTACGGCTTTTGAGTTTCCACCTCGCTCTAAAAATAAAAAAGGAAGACGTAAACGAAAGTAA
- a CDS encoding DUF3945 domain-containing protein encodes MANESTETNPKENTPIIDEQWTDLLLVYDQEEQQIRAVKGLDKDGQLETLPPDPAHQQDFMRVDPHGNILSNFFSNFLRQVKNPSHFSFFKIPFPKLLEVQLFPQDLQPYKVQPQEYQSQNQNTMEQTNEPQEVKDTQEVQETTQAVNETPSQDTTDEATQEQNYRYELDDIDWDTMNSVGLSKEYLEKRNLLEPLLKGYKTDRLVPISMNLGSAVTRFDARLSLRKDNEGKVSVSIHGIRKEPQLDYPFFGHEFTQEDKENLLKTGNMGRVVELTNVKTGEKIPSIISIDELTNEIVALRQEYIKIPDEIKGIKLNEEQKQRLKEGKPIFLEGMTSNKGEPFNANVQFNAEKRYVEFLFDDNLTQKINTQPTFEEAPKELRGRQLTEEQYKDFSQGKPVYLEGLESKSTGKVYNGYFTYNQETGKVKFTFQNPNKQQKEDKVTRQAKEINKKAKENKNTTTQSTTKTQKEATNKGVKTTTTKTTKRTVKPKTPAKKTSSGRKM; translated from the coding sequence ATGGCTAACGAATCCACAGAAACAAATCCAAAAGAAAATACGCCTATTATTGATGAACAATGGACGGATTTATTGCTTGTGTATGACCAAGAGGAACAACAGATTCGTGCCGTAAAAGGATTGGATAAAGACGGTCAGTTAGAAACCCTTCCTCCAGATCCAGCACACCAGCAAGATTTTATGAGAGTGGATCCTCACGGAAATATACTCTCAAACTTCTTTAGTAATTTTTTAAGGCAAGTGAAAAATCCAAGTCATTTTTCTTTTTTCAAAATTCCCTTTCCTAAATTACTTGAAGTTCAACTTTTCCCCCAAGATTTACAGCCTTATAAAGTTCAACCACAAGAATATCAATCTCAAAATCAAAATACAATGGAACAAACCAATGAACCCCAAGAAGTAAAAGACACTCAGGAAGTACAAGAAACTACCCAAGCGGTCAATGAAACCCCATCGCAAGATACCACCGATGAGGCAACCCAAGAACAAAATTATCGCTATGAACTAGACGATATTGATTGGGATACAATGAACAGTGTAGGACTTTCAAAAGAATACCTAGAAAAACGAAACTTATTAGAACCACTACTAAAAGGGTATAAAACCGACCGATTGGTTCCAATTAGTATGAATTTAGGAAGTGCCGTTACCCGTTTCGACGCGCGTTTATCTTTACGGAAAGATAACGAAGGGAAAGTAAGTGTCTCCATTCACGGTATCCGCAAAGAACCTCAATTAGATTATCCCTTTTTTGGGCACGAATTTACCCAAGAAGACAAAGAAAATCTATTGAAGACAGGAAATATGGGACGCGTGGTAGAGCTTACCAATGTAAAAACGGGTGAAAAAATCCCATCAATCATCAGTATTGATGAATTGACAAATGAAATTGTTGCTTTGCGTCAAGAATACATCAAAATACCCGATGAAATCAAGGGTATTAAGCTTAACGAAGAACAAAAACAAAGGCTTAAGGAAGGAAAACCTATCTTTTTAGAAGGGATGACTTCAAACAAAGGAGAACCCTTTAATGCGAATGTGCAATTCAATGCAGAAAAGCGTTATGTAGAATTTTTGTTTGATGACAATCTTACACAAAAAATCAATACCCAACCTACTTTTGAAGAAGCACCCAAAGAGTTAAGAGGCCGACAACTTACCGAAGAACAATACAAGGATTTTTCGCAGGGAAAACCTGTATACTTAGAGGGCTTGGAAAGTAAGAGTACGGGAAAAGTTTACAATGGCTATTTCACCTATAATCAAGAAACAGGTAAAGTAAAATTCACTTTCCAAAATCCTAATAAGCAACAAAAAGAAGATAAAGTAACACGCCAGGCTAAAGAAATCAATAAAAAAGCCAAGGAGAATAAAAACACAACTACACAATCCACAACAAAAACTCAAAAAGAAGCAACAAACAAAGGAGTGAAAACCACTACGACAAAGACCACTAAGCGTACGGTAAAGCCTAAAACTCCTGCTAAAAAAACTTCAAGTGGACGTAAAATGTAG
- a CDS encoding helix-turn-helix domain-containing protein produces MNIDRMEFIMWMERLMDRLDLLAERFEKAEKKRSTIDGEELLDNQDLMLTFKISARSLQRYRSEGKLPYYTISGKIYYKLSDVHQFIREHFSIPVKAKKGQSKPK; encoded by the coding sequence ATGAATATCGACCGAATGGAATTTATCATGTGGATGGAACGACTGATGGATCGTCTCGACCTACTTGCAGAACGCTTTGAAAAAGCTGAAAAGAAACGAAGTACCATCGACGGAGAGGAATTACTCGACAATCAAGATTTAATGCTTACCTTCAAAATATCAGCTCGTTCTCTGCAGCGTTATCGCTCTGAGGGTAAACTACCTTATTACACGATTTCTGGGAAAATTTACTACAAATTATCAGATGTACATCAATTTATTAGAGAACATTTTAGTATCCCTGTTAAAGCCAAAAAAGGACAATCAAAGCCAAAATAA
- a CDS encoding toprim domain-containing protein: MFKKEDILSKTNNGLEVFRHYVSGNWKVGQNFKNPFYDDKNPSCNIYKDKKTGIYRIKDFGDPLFNGDCFSLVGYLYGLDCTQAHDFVEILKMINQDLNLGLDISYSNPTKRPQRKIKVEANPTATNELPSYRPYTIVDKNFSKRELEYWKAFGITKTILDTFRVKSLQSFESINKKGQAYRIESNDGEPIFSYQNAELIKIYRPLSKHRFLYAGIATDYCFGLEQLPLEGDDILFITGGEKDVMSLYAKGFSAICFNSENSHIPLSLIQSLKGRFRHIVLLYDVDHAGKKAVQSHLEKLEDLVEVLELPLSGTKDNKDISNYFQQGHTAKDLKTLFLKMLQKKYKQGLSLLQSCEIQWDQPPIKQKTVIALKEAAIGLQSSLLGVTGGEGTGKSHYVAAMIAGSLYQGNHAIDLLGLNVTYCDNHAVLFFDTEQSADQLYDNISILLKRAQLDAMPLNFKAYCLTQIPRKERMKIIRQCMDTLYYEYSGIHLVVIDGIADLISSANNESESIEMIEELYALAGHYQTCMVCVLHLTPGGLKLRGHLGSELQRKASAVLSVEQDRTSNCSVVLPKKIRKGDPNQLPKILFRWDAKSGMHRYCGTQKKIEKKDKTTELATLVSPLFRKRAVWEYSELVQEIKALTGVQERTAKNYILKLKAKELLIADSQNPQQLSIGKLMKKILNQK; encoded by the coding sequence ATGTTCAAAAAGGAAGACATATTAAGTAAGACCAATAACGGGCTGGAAGTATTTCGTCATTATGTTTCAGGGAATTGGAAAGTGGGGCAAAACTTTAAAAACCCTTTTTATGATGATAAAAATCCCTCTTGTAATATTTATAAGGATAAGAAAACAGGCATCTATCGGATTAAAGATTTTGGAGATCCTCTTTTTAATGGCGATTGCTTTTCCTTAGTTGGCTATTTATATGGTTTAGACTGTACACAAGCTCATGACTTTGTAGAAATTCTAAAAATGATCAATCAAGATTTAAATTTAGGGTTAGATATTTCTTATTCCAATCCAACTAAACGCCCCCAAAGAAAAATCAAAGTAGAAGCTAATCCCACGGCAACTAATGAACTACCTAGTTATCGTCCCTATACAATAGTCGATAAGAACTTCAGTAAAAGAGAACTCGAATATTGGAAGGCATTTGGAATAACGAAAACCATTTTAGACACATTTAGAGTGAAATCCTTGCAATCTTTTGAAAGCATCAATAAAAAAGGACAAGCCTATCGAATAGAATCTAATGATGGTGAGCCTATTTTTTCATATCAGAATGCGGAACTCATCAAAATCTATCGTCCTCTTTCCAAACATCGTTTTCTATATGCAGGTATTGCTACGGATTACTGTTTTGGATTGGAACAATTACCCTTAGAAGGTGATGATATTTTGTTTATTACAGGTGGAGAAAAAGATGTGATGAGTTTGTATGCAAAAGGCTTTTCAGCCATTTGTTTTAATAGTGAAAATAGTCATATTCCCCTCTCTCTTATTCAATCTTTAAAAGGTCGCTTTCGCCATATTGTATTATTGTATGATGTGGATCATGCAGGAAAAAAAGCGGTACAAAGTCATTTGGAAAAATTAGAGGATCTGGTAGAAGTGTTAGAACTTCCTCTATCTGGAACGAAAGACAATAAAGATATCTCAAACTATTTTCAACAAGGTCATACCGCTAAGGATTTGAAAACATTGTTTTTGAAAATGCTTCAAAAAAAGTATAAGCAAGGGCTTTCCTTATTACAGTCCTGCGAAATTCAATGGGATCAACCACCTATTAAGCAAAAGACCGTCATCGCTTTAAAAGAAGCAGCGATTGGATTGCAAAGTAGTCTTTTAGGCGTCACAGGAGGTGAAGGGACGGGAAAGAGTCATTATGTAGCTGCAATGATTGCAGGAAGTTTATATCAGGGCAATCACGCCATAGATTTATTAGGACTCAATGTAACCTATTGTGATAATCATGCGGTTTTATTTTTCGATACCGAACAATCCGCAGATCAATTGTACGACAACATTTCCATATTACTCAAACGAGCTCAGCTCGATGCCATGCCCTTAAATTTTAAAGCCTATTGTCTTACTCAAATTCCAAGAAAAGAGCGTATGAAAATTATTCGACAATGTATGGATACCTTGTATTATGAGTATTCAGGGATTCATCTGGTGGTCATTGATGGCATTGCTGATTTAATTAGTTCCGCCAATAATGAAAGCGAAAGTATTGAAATGATAGAGGAATTGTACGCATTGGCAGGACATTACCAAACCTGTATGGTATGTGTATTACATTTAACGCCAGGAGGATTAAAACTTCGAGGGCATTTAGGTTCGGAGTTGCAACGAAAAGCCTCTGCGGTGCTTTCGGTAGAACAAGACCGAACCAGCAATTGTTCTGTTGTGTTACCGAAGAAAATCCGTAAAGGCGATCCCAATCAATTGCCTAAGATATTGTTTCGATGGGACGCTAAAAGTGGAATGCATCGTTATTGTGGTACTCAAAAGAAAATTGAAAAGAAAGACAAGACCACAGAATTAGCGACCCTTGTATCGCCTCTGTTTAGAAAAAGAGCCGTATGGGAATATAGTGAACTGGTACAAGAAATTAAAGCCTTAACGGGCGTACAGGAACGGACAGCGAAAAACTATATCCTAAAACTCAAAGCCAAAGAATTATTGATTGCAGATAGTCAAAACCCACAGCAATTAAGCATTGGCAAACTCATGAAAAAAATACTTAATCAAAAATAA